DNA from uncultured Fusobacterium sp.:
ATCTGTCCATAACCTTTCTCTGTCAAATATCCTATTCCAGAGAAAAAAGCAAATTTAAATAAAAATATTACTCTCTCTTTCTCCTCGTCAGTAAGTGATGATATATCATATATTATTTCACCTATACTTCCAATTATATCAATATCTATTTCTATCCTTTTAGTATTGTCTACTAATAATCTTATCTTTTCTCTCAGCTCAGAAGTTGTCAAATATCTTTCAAAACTCTCTACACTACTTTTTTTAAGTTTTTTCTCTATATTTTTTATAATTAAGGTTATATCTTCACTAGTTATAAATCTATTTCCTATTTTAAAAAACATTGGAGTAATTAACTTTAACCTCAATAAATTATCCTCTCTATTTTTATCTTCATCACTAATTAATTGTTTAGCATACTTATTATTATTATAGATATTTAAAATAAAAAACTCTGTTTCACCAAAATTAATTTTTTCATTTTCCATTTTTTTTAAAAAGAAAAATTGAAATAATTTAATTAATATATTCCCATCTAAAGCACTTATTTTTACAGAATAATTTTTGTCTTCAAAATATCTATCCTTAGTTAAAAAATTACTTACTATGATTTTCTTTAATTCTTCTTCAGTTAAGATATTTTTTAAACTTTGAGAAAGATAGTTATAATTTTCATATTTTAAAATCCTTTTTCCTAAATTTATAGGTTTTAGATATATAGTAAAGCTACAAATCATCTCTACTCCTCTTCAC
Protein-coding regions in this window:
- the cas6 gene encoding CRISPR system precrRNA processing endoribonuclease RAMP protein Cas6; translated protein: MICSFTIYLKPINLGKRILKYENYNYLSQSLKNILTEEELKKIIVSNFLTKDRYFEDKNYSVKISALDGNILIKLFQFFFLKKMENEKINFGETEFFILNIYNNNKYAKQLISDEDKNREDNLLRLKLITPMFFKIGNRFITSEDITLIIKNIEKKLKKSSVESFERYLTTSELREKIRLLVDNTKRIEIDIDIIGSIGEIIYDISSLTDEEKERVIFLFKFAFFSGIGYLTEKGYGQIEMI